In Streptomyces sp. NBC_01707, a genomic segment contains:
- a CDS encoding beta-ketoacyl-[acyl-carrier-protein] synthase family protein, with translation MTQADMGVAVTGVGLVTPAGADEHTFWEGLCAGRSMARRCDDLAGLPVDFACPVDGIDLDLVVGGRSVWRMGRFVKLALIAARQAVADAGLSPETWDGSRVGVVVGVGVGGVSLLVDNVRKLDDAGPEAVSPLLVPMMIPNAAAGEVAIELRAQGPSLAPATACASGSTAIAVARDLLTSGRCDTVVAGGAESVLTPLVVAAFAKMGALSTRTSDPAGASRPFAADRDGFVLGEGAAMLVLERTADARARGGRLRALLTGAGASTDARHPTAPAPDGRGAQQAVEAALYEAGWTPRDVDHINAHGTSTPLNDAMETELVSRLFPHRPSLTAAKGVIGHTLAAAGAIEAVATVLTLEHGVVPPIANLDALPDGWDLDCVTKEPRRQDVRRAVSHSFGFGGHNVALAFERA, from the coding sequence ATGACGCAGGCTGACATGGGGGTCGCGGTGACGGGAGTGGGACTGGTGACCCCCGCCGGCGCCGATGAACACACCTTCTGGGAGGGCCTTTGCGCGGGGCGCTCCATGGCGCGGCGCTGCGACGACCTGGCAGGACTGCCGGTCGACTTCGCCTGCCCGGTCGACGGGATCGACCTGGACCTGGTGGTGGGCGGCCGATCGGTATGGCGGATGGGACGGTTCGTGAAACTGGCCCTGATCGCCGCCCGGCAGGCCGTCGCGGACGCCGGACTCTCCCCGGAGACCTGGGACGGATCCAGGGTCGGAGTGGTGGTCGGCGTCGGCGTCGGCGGCGTGTCCCTGCTCGTCGACAACGTGCGCAAACTGGACGACGCCGGACCGGAGGCGGTCTCTCCGCTACTGGTGCCGATGATGATTCCGAACGCGGCGGCAGGCGAGGTCGCGATCGAACTCCGCGCTCAGGGCCCCAGCCTCGCGCCCGCCACCGCCTGCGCCTCCGGGTCCACCGCGATCGCCGTCGCCCGTGACCTGCTGACCAGCGGCCGGTGCGACACCGTGGTGGCCGGCGGGGCGGAGTCCGTGCTGACACCCCTGGTGGTGGCGGCCTTCGCGAAGATGGGGGCGCTCTCCACCCGGACAAGCGATCCGGCGGGCGCGTCGCGGCCGTTCGCCGCGGACCGGGACGGGTTCGTCCTCGGCGAGGGCGCCGCCATGCTCGTACTGGAGCGGACCGCCGACGCCCGTGCCCGCGGCGGCCGGCTGCGTGCGCTGCTGACCGGCGCGGGTGCCAGTACGGACGCCCGCCACCCCACAGCTCCCGCACCCGACGGCCGCGGTGCGCAACAGGCGGTGGAGGCCGCGCTGTACGAGGCGGGCTGGACCCCCCGCGATGTCGACCACATCAACGCGCACGGGACGTCCACCCCGCTGAACGACGCGATGGAGACCGAACTCGTATCCCGGCTCTTCCCGCACCGTCCCTCCCTCACCGCCGCGAAGGGGGTGATCGGGCACACCCTCGCCGCTGCCGGTGCGATCGAGGCGGTGGCGACCGTACTGACGCTGGAACATGGCGTCGTTCCGCCGATCGCCAACCTGGACGCCCTGCCGGACGGGTGGGACCTCGACTGCGTGACCAAGGAGCCGCGCCGGCAGGACGTCCGACGGGCTGTCAGCCACTCCTTCGGTTTCGGCGGACACAACGTCGCGCTGGCCTTCGAGCGTGCCTGA
- a CDS encoding acyl-CoA dehydrogenase: MTATIDSIATESTADTLKGVLFGSNFRQEHSSWRRLIATEPFRRPADRTPDARLSLAYERLKILNSTLDSAAGTATDPRALAALHEWIGPVDPALTTVAGIHYNLFLGSLLDHDADTRRDLSDFLRLRRIGTFLCTEVAHGNDAVAVETTATYDRARDGFVLHTPHSGAQKFMPNASPAGGPKTGLVAARLLADGADHGVYLFLVPLTDEVRPLPGVRVRRLPARLGSPVDHCLTSFDQVFVEREALLGGEHGRVGDNGEFSSAMGNRRRRFLTSIGRVTIGKISMSACAVGAARATLAVAVRYGGHRYISGPRATQPVPVIAHRSHHGPLAEATATVFAMSLLHRRVLDRWEAQAGTATERAEAERLVAVAKGWITWRARAVIVECRERCGAQALLEHNGMADLVAGAEGVITAEGDNLAIHAKAAAEMLFTAPQTSQDSAPDAEPGDLADPRFLGRLHAHVEDLWFARARARMSDARNDGPLDRWNAASGPALRGVEAHAHRQAAEAYAHAVAGLPEGPARDRLAELQRLFALRWVDRNSGDLLAAGRLTVEQVNSLPDVVERLVADVAAHLPILIESFALPEEVLADWPIAGADYADAYDDPEAAWQTAAKTEGER, from the coding sequence ATGACCGCAACGATCGACAGCATCGCCACCGAGTCCACGGCGGACACCCTCAAAGGTGTGCTCTTCGGGAGCAACTTCCGCCAGGAGCACAGCTCCTGGCGTCGGCTGATCGCCACGGAACCGTTCCGCCGTCCCGCCGACCGCACACCCGACGCGCGCCTCTCCCTCGCGTACGAACGGCTGAAAATCCTCAACAGCACGCTCGACAGCGCCGCCGGAACGGCCACCGACCCGCGCGCCCTCGCCGCCCTGCACGAGTGGATCGGCCCGGTGGATCCGGCGCTCACCACCGTCGCGGGGATCCACTACAACCTCTTCCTCGGCAGCCTCCTCGACCATGACGCCGACACCCGTCGCGATCTTTCGGACTTCCTCCGACTGCGGCGCATCGGCACCTTCCTCTGTACGGAGGTGGCGCACGGCAATGATGCGGTGGCCGTCGAGACGACCGCGACGTACGACCGCGCACGTGACGGATTCGTCCTGCACACCCCGCACTCCGGGGCACAGAAGTTCATGCCCAATGCCAGCCCGGCCGGCGGCCCCAAGACCGGACTGGTCGCGGCACGCCTGCTGGCCGACGGCGCCGACCACGGGGTCTACCTCTTCCTGGTGCCCCTGACCGACGAGGTGCGGCCGCTGCCCGGGGTGCGGGTCCGCAGGCTCCCGGCACGCCTGGGCAGCCCGGTCGACCACTGTCTGACCTCCTTCGATCAGGTCTTCGTGGAACGCGAGGCGCTGCTCGGCGGCGAGCACGGACGGGTCGGCGACAACGGGGAGTTCAGCAGCGCCATGGGCAACCGCAGGCGTCGCTTCCTCACCTCGATCGGGCGCGTCACGATCGGCAAGATCTCCATGAGCGCCTGCGCTGTCGGCGCCGCGCGCGCGACGCTGGCCGTCGCGGTCCGCTACGGCGGCCACCGGTACATCTCCGGCCCGCGCGCCACGCAGCCGGTGCCGGTGATCGCCCACCGCAGCCACCACGGGCCACTGGCCGAGGCGACGGCCACCGTCTTCGCGATGAGCCTGCTGCACCGCAGAGTCCTCGACCGGTGGGAGGCACAGGCGGGTACGGCGACGGAGCGGGCCGAGGCGGAGCGGCTGGTCGCCGTCGCGAAGGGGTGGATCACCTGGCGGGCTCGTGCGGTCATCGTCGAGTGCCGTGAACGGTGCGGAGCGCAGGCGTTGTTGGAGCACAACGGCATGGCCGACCTCGTAGCCGGTGCGGAGGGCGTGATCACCGCCGAGGGGGACAACCTGGCCATCCACGCCAAGGCCGCCGCCGAGATGCTGTTCACCGCTCCGCAGACCTCACAGGACAGCGCGCCTGATGCCGAGCCCGGAGATCTCGCCGACCCCCGGTTCCTCGGGCGGTTGCACGCGCATGTCGAGGATCTCTGGTTCGCCCGGGCCCGGGCGCGGATGAGCGACGCCCGGAACGACGGTCCGCTGGACCGGTGGAACGCGGCGTCCGGGCCGGCGCTGCGCGGCGTCGAGGCCCACGCCCACCGGCAGGCGGCGGAGGCGTACGCGCACGCGGTCGCCGGCCTGCCCGAGGGGCCCGCACGTGACCGACTCGCTGAACTGCAGAGGCTGTTCGCCCTGCGTTGGGTGGACCGCAACAGCGGCGATCTGCTCGCGGCCGGTCGTCTGACCGTCGAGCAGGTCAACAGTCTGCCGGACGTCGTCGAGAGGCTCGTCGCAGATGTCGCCGCGCATCTGCCCATCCTGATCGAGTCCTTCGCGCTGCCGGAGGAGGTGCTCGCGGACTGGCCCATCGCAGGCGCCGACTACGCCGACGCGTACGACGACCCGGAGGCGGCGTGGCAGACCGCCGCCAAGACCGAGGGGGAGCGGTGA
- a CDS encoding acyl carrier protein, with protein MSAIHPKITDILIGTFKVPAAEILPDSTMDSLEMDSLAVAEFAVIVKEKLGVDAGSDKLYKDATLADITRFIDETVGGVTTASGEAAMSNPR; from the coding sequence ATGAGCGCGATTCATCCCAAGATCACCGACATCCTCATCGGCACCTTCAAGGTGCCCGCCGCCGAGATCCTCCCGGACTCCACGATGGACAGCCTGGAGATGGACTCGCTCGCCGTCGCCGAGTTCGCGGTCATCGTCAAGGAGAAGCTGGGCGTCGACGCCGGTTCGGACAAGCTCTACAAGGACGCCACCCTGGCCGACATCACACGGTTCATCGACGAGACGGTCGGCGGCGTGACGACGGCGAGCGGCGAGGCAGCGATGAGCAACCCCCGATGA
- a CDS encoding beta-ketoacyl-[acyl-carrier-protein] synthase family protein: MNRPAVVVTGLGMITPAGNDTETTWNGVCSGVSPARTVPELEGCEIDFACTVSGIDLDEAVGGRTAFRMGKYAKFAVLAAREAVADAGLDPAHWDGSRVAVVVGTSSGGSAGLTEQAVALDRRGPEATSPSGILLTIPNMPAAEIAIRMRATGPSLAPCTACSSGVTALSVARDLLVTGQCDIAIAGATESIVFPVAMTGFARSGAAARRDGDPAGLCRPFAADRAGLVMGEGAALMVLERADDARTRGAAPRALIAGAGATTDAHHPTSPHPSGAVARAAVEAALRDAGWRAEDVEHVNAHGTSTPLGDATEAALIGRVYPHRPPVTAPKGVLGHCMGAAGAIEAGLTILTLQHGVVPPVANLDSPAPEFDIDCVTKAPLLRPVRRAVSHSFGFGGHNAVLALQRP, encoded by the coding sequence ATGAACAGGCCCGCCGTCGTCGTCACCGGCCTGGGTATGATCACCCCGGCCGGCAACGACACCGAAACCACCTGGAACGGGGTCTGCTCCGGGGTCTCGCCCGCCCGCACCGTCCCCGAACTCGAAGGGTGCGAGATCGACTTCGCGTGCACGGTCTCCGGCATCGATCTGGACGAGGCGGTCGGCGGCCGGACCGCGTTCCGGATGGGGAAGTACGCCAAGTTCGCCGTCCTCGCGGCACGGGAGGCGGTCGCGGACGCCGGACTCGACCCGGCCCACTGGGACGGCAGCCGGGTGGCCGTCGTCGTCGGCACCAGCAGCGGAGGGTCCGCCGGCCTGACCGAACAGGCCGTCGCGCTCGACCGGCGCGGGCCGGAGGCCACCTCCCCGTCCGGCATCCTGCTCACCATCCCGAACATGCCGGCGGCCGAGATCGCCATCCGGATGCGGGCCACGGGTCCCAGCCTGGCGCCGTGCACCGCCTGTTCCTCCGGAGTCACCGCGCTGTCCGTGGCCCGGGACCTGCTGGTCACCGGCCAGTGCGACATCGCGATCGCCGGCGCCACCGAGTCCATCGTCTTCCCGGTCGCCATGACCGGCTTCGCCCGGTCCGGCGCCGCCGCCCGCAGGGACGGCGACCCGGCCGGTCTCTGCCGGCCGTTCGCGGCCGATCGTGCCGGACTCGTCATGGGTGAGGGCGCCGCACTCATGGTGCTGGAGCGGGCGGACGACGCCCGGACGCGGGGCGCGGCGCCGAGGGCTCTGATCGCAGGTGCGGGGGCCACCACCGACGCTCACCATCCCACCAGCCCGCATCCGTCCGGCGCCGTCGCCCGGGCCGCCGTCGAGGCGGCGCTTCGGGACGCGGGCTGGCGGGCCGAGGACGTCGAACACGTCAACGCGCACGGCACGTCGACACCGTTGGGCGATGCCACCGAAGCCGCCCTCATCGGCCGGGTCTATCCGCACCGGCCGCCCGTCACGGCTCCCAAGGGAGTGCTGGGCCACTGCATGGGCGCAGCCGGAGCCATCGAGGCCGGGCTGACGATCCTCACGCTCCAGCACGGAGTCGTACCACCGGTCGCCAATCTGGACTCCCCGGCACCCGAGTTCGACATCGACTGCGTCACCAAGGCTCCTCTCCTGCGGCCGGTCCGCCGGGCGGTCAGTCACTCCTTCGGGTTCGGCGGCCACAACGCCGTGCTCGCCCTCCAGCGCCCGTAG
- a CDS encoding PRC-barrel domain-containing protein: MAAPDGFMDPGELDGLTVYDTAGERVGSVGRVYVDDETGRPDWITVRTGLFGMRESFVPLHGARKVGSDLHIRYPKDSVKEAPRVDADAHLSVVEEEELYRHYDLTGKLGGQAR; this comes from the coding sequence ATGGCAGCCCCTGACGGATTCATGGATCCCGGAGAGCTCGACGGCTTGACGGTGTACGACACCGCGGGCGAGAGGGTGGGCAGCGTGGGGCGGGTGTATGTCGACGACGAGACCGGTCGGCCGGACTGGATCACGGTGCGAACCGGCCTGTTCGGCATGAGGGAGAGTTTCGTGCCGCTCCACGGGGCCCGCAAGGTGGGCTCCGATCTGCACATCAGGTATCCGAAGGACAGCGTCAAGGAAGCCCCCAGGGTGGACGCGGACGCGCATCTCTCCGTGGTCGAGGAGGAGGAGCTCTACCGGCACTACGACCTCACGGGGAAGCTCGGAGGACAGGCGCGGTGA
- a CDS encoding cytochrome P450, producing the protein MDPAGGCPHADNARLLARGAVASVVLPGDVPGVAVLGHDALKEFLAHPDVAKDARHFTALTEGRIPDGWPLRTFATVQGMTTADDADHRRLRGLVSKAFTARRVEALRPRIETLTAELLDRIDTAAEEGDGTVDLRAGFAMPLPMGVICELLGVDGRYQDRLHHLSNQIVATDIGPAEAMAANRELVELLSTVAAARAEQPGDDLTSALIAARDDGGDRLGRHELIGTLLLMIIAGHETTLNLVTNAVRALCTHRDQLDLVTTGRAGWADVVEETLRWDSPVSYFPFRYPTRDLTLDGTVIPQGTPVLAGYSAAGRDPSVHGPDADRFDVTRPARTSAARHLSLGHGPHYCLGAPLARMEATIALEQLFRRFPELDVTVPDEKLVRHASFVGNSVRTLPVRLRPDTGPAAG; encoded by the coding sequence ATGGATCCGGCCGGCGGGTGCCCACACGCCGACAATGCCCGGCTGCTGGCCCGGGGTGCCGTGGCGTCCGTCGTGCTGCCGGGCGATGTGCCGGGGGTGGCGGTGCTCGGGCACGACGCGCTGAAGGAGTTTCTGGCCCACCCCGATGTCGCGAAGGACGCACGCCACTTCACCGCACTGACCGAAGGGCGGATCCCCGACGGCTGGCCACTGCGGACGTTCGCCACCGTGCAGGGCATGACCACCGCCGATGATGCGGACCACCGGCGGCTGCGTGGGCTGGTGAGCAAGGCGTTCACCGCCCGGCGGGTGGAAGCGCTCCGGCCACGCATCGAGACTCTGACCGCCGAGCTGCTCGACCGGATCGACACGGCGGCCGAGGAGGGGGACGGGACGGTGGATCTGCGCGCCGGGTTCGCGATGCCCCTGCCGATGGGCGTCATCTGCGAGCTCCTCGGCGTCGACGGCCGCTACCAGGACCGCCTGCACCATCTGTCGAACCAGATCGTCGCCACCGACATCGGGCCCGCCGAGGCCATGGCCGCCAACCGGGAGCTGGTGGAACTGCTCAGCACCGTCGCCGCGGCCCGCGCCGAGCAGCCCGGCGACGACCTCACCAGCGCGCTGATCGCCGCTCGCGACGACGGCGGAGACCGGCTCGGTCGGCACGAACTCATCGGCACCCTGCTCCTGATGATCATCGCCGGTCACGAGACCACGCTGAACCTCGTCACCAATGCCGTACGCGCGCTGTGCACCCACCGGGACCAACTCGACCTGGTCACCACGGGCCGCGCGGGATGGGCCGACGTGGTGGAGGAGACACTGCGCTGGGACAGCCCGGTCAGCTACTTCCCGTTCCGCTATCCGACCCGCGACCTGACCCTCGACGGGACCGTCATCCCCCAGGGCACCCCCGTACTCGCCGGATACTCGGCCGCCGGCCGCGACCCGTCCGTGCACGGCCCCGACGCCGACCGCTTCGACGTCACCCGGCCGGCCAGGACGTCGGCGGCCCGCCACCTCTCCCTGGGCCACGGGCCGCACTACTGCCTGGGAGCGCCGCTCGCACGGATGGAGGCGACGATCGCGCTGGAGCAGCTGTTCCGCCGGTTCCCGGAGCTGGACGTCACCGTGCCCGACGAGAAACTCGTGCGCCATGCCAGCTTTGTCGGCAACAGCGTGCGGACACTGCCGGTACGCCTCCGCCCGGACACCGGCCCCGCCGCGGGCTGA
- a CDS encoding adenosylcobinamide amidohydrolase yields MDRQEDGVALHHLVWRLGPGWRVCSSAVLGGGIGPRAWILNAQVPGGYPRLDPDAHLAEIAATEALAGPGAALMTAADVTAYTVATDEGVIATVTSGLGVRGWAADPAAGTDGPPPPGTVNIVVTVPVALTDAALVNAVATATEAKVQALLDAGLDCSGTPTDAVCVAAPEAGPGVAAQPFAGPRSRWGSRLARAVHGAVLDGALRQP; encoded by the coding sequence CTGGACCGGCAGGAGGACGGCGTCGCCCTGCACCATCTCGTCTGGCGGCTCGGGCCCGGCTGGCGGGTGTGCAGCAGCGCCGTGCTCGGTGGCGGCATCGGTCCGCGCGCATGGATCCTCAACGCGCAGGTTCCCGGCGGCTATCCGCGGCTCGACCCCGATGCCCATCTCGCCGAGATCGCTGCCACAGAGGCCCTTGCCGGCCCCGGCGCCGCGCTGATGACGGCGGCCGATGTCACCGCGTACACGGTCGCCACCGACGAGGGCGTGATCGCCACGGTGACCAGCGGCCTCGGTGTACGGGGCTGGGCCGCCGACCCGGCTGCGGGCACCGACGGACCACCGCCGCCGGGCACGGTCAACATCGTCGTCACCGTTCCTGTGGCTCTGACCGACGCCGCACTGGTCAACGCGGTCGCGACCGCCACCGAGGCGAAGGTCCAGGCGCTCCTGGACGCTGGGCTCGACTGCTCCGGCACCCCCACGGACGCCGTGTGCGTCGCCGCACCCGAGGCCGGACCGGGGGTCGCGGCGCAGCCGTTCGCAGGCCCGCGCTCGCGGTGGGGATCGCGACTCGCCAGAGCAGTGCACGGTGCTGTGCTCGACGGCGCATTGCGGCAACCTTGA